Proteins encoded together in one Vigna angularis cultivar LongXiaoDou No.4 chromosome 5, ASM1680809v1, whole genome shotgun sequence window:
- the LOC108340818 gene encoding disease resistance protein RPS2 translates to MDTIASVASSVAAPLLRNITYVLMYSTYLTELEAEIKRLQSEEKEVRHTVEAAKRGGEEIEDTVRDWFDRVRAAVEQGQAFLEEEERERVGCMDVYSKYTNSQRARTLVEIVREVRKETFDRVSYRRALRCNVGPAAREYVAIQSRTVMLNDVVKMLKDGGVDIVGVYGVAGVGKTAMVKELAWQVEKDGLFDVVVVATVTDSLDVGRIRNEIADGLGLKFDELTELGRASRLRQRIQQEQRILVVLDDLWGKLDLTKIGVPFGEDNKGCRCQLLVTSRNRNVLSSNFGSGKFCRLEVLSDDESWELFEKRAGDAVRDPSIQSVAEKVAKSCGGLPLLIVTVVEELKNKDLYAWKDALEQITSFELEGCLYSPLRSAIELSYDHLESQELKTFFLLLGSMGNGCSTRDLLVFGWCLGLHKQVDSLADGRNRLYKLIDNLRAACLLLDEGKRDSVVALEVVRHVANSIATRVKPFFTVQRNKEFKWPRMDFLRSCHHIFLDWCYIRELPEVLECPKLKILQINSKGNYLKIPDEFFVHMKELKVLSLGGLNCTPSLPPSLSLLTDLQALYLCECKLEDIATVGEITSLEILNLEKSELKELPAKIGGLSNLRLLDLTDCPTLGGIPGNVISRLTSLEELYMGNCDVQLEAKESKSQNNDSSLSELKHLNQVTILNVQIEDTSVFPRDMLSFGRLESYKILIGDGWKWSAVESENYKTSRLLKLNSGADPTILKDYGIKMLMNKAEELYLAELKGVREVLYELNDEGFSQLKHLCILNCAEMESIIGPTEWAYSDHAFPNLESLILHNLINMERICSDPLPAQAFRKLQVIKVKDCDRMEFVFSHSMVKHLSELVEIEISECKSMTNILSGQRQEDADAGQTNMIRLINLRSLTLQCLPSLVSLSPDSSTEASENGNGFSSQLFSNKVEFPNLETLKLYSINIHMIWINHHHSYFENLTSLTVDGCERLTYIFSYPVAVKLVKLQHLLLSSCKFVEKIFVPDENLGHIHHFRKSTQTELVPIFPNLETFVISQMDNLKAIWPALLPQNSFCKLKKMEITSCNNLLNVFPCHVLDKLQSLESLNVWKCMALEVVYEIDGINTEQEGSSQEGLDIPLRTLSLGNLPKLKHLWNKDPQGNIKFQNLFMVQASKCQSLEYVFPLSLAKDLLHLQFLEISDCGVEEIIASDKGGIGAALGFVFPKLVSIKFFNLPDLRCFCDGNHNLRFPLLNQFFAVECPRMETFSRGILRASILRKIHLTRKGDQWYWQGDLNTTIRKLFNRDPQT, encoded by the exons ATGGATACTATAGCGAGCGTGGCATCAAGCGTGGCTGCACCCCTGCTGCGAAACATCACCTACGTGTTGATGTACAGCACTTACCTGACAGAGCTGGAAGCGGAGATTAAGAGGCTGCAGAGTGAGGAGAAGGAAGTGAGGCACACGGTTGAAGCCGCCAAAAGGGGCGGTGAAGAGATCGAGGACACTGTGCGTGACTGGTTCGACAGAGTGCGTGCAGCTGTGGAGCAGGGGCAGGCATTCCTTGAGGAGGAAGAGAGGGAAAGGGTAGGATGTATGGACGTGTACTCGAAGTACACCAACAGCCAGAGAGCGAGAACCTTGGTGGAGATTGTGAGGGAGGTAAGGAAAGAGACGTTTGATCGTGTTTCCTATAGGCGTGCCTTAAGATGCAATGTTGGTCCAGCTGCAAGAGAGTATGTTGCTATTCAATCGAGAACTGTGATGTTGAATGATGTTGTGAAGATGCTGAAGGATGGTGGGGTGGACATTGTTGGAGTGTATGGAGTGGCTGGCGTGGGGAAAACTGCAATGGTGAAGGAATTGGCGTGGCAGGTTGAGAAGGATGGCTTGTTTGATGTGGTGGTGGTGGCCACCGTGACGGATTCGCTGGATGTGGGAAGGATCCGCAATGAGATTGCTGATGGGTTGGGGTTGAAGTTTGATGAGCTGACGGAGCTGGGGCGAGCGAGCCGGTTGCGCCAGAGGATTCAGCAGGAGCAGAGAATTCTTGTGGTGTTGGATGATTTGTGGGGGAAGCTTGATTTGACAAAGATTGGTGTGCCTTTTGGTGAGGACAACAAAGGTTGCAGATGCCAGTTGTTGGTCACATCCAGGAATCGTAATGTGTTGAGTTCTAATTTTGGGTCAGGGAAGTTTTGTAGGCTTGAGGTTTTGTCTGATGATGAAAGTTGGGAGTTGTTTGAGAAGAGGGCAGGGGATGCGGTTAGGGACCCTAGCATTCAATCAGTGGCCGAAAAAGTAGCGAAGAGCTGTGGTGGATTGCCACTTCTGATAGTCACAGTGGTGGAGGAATTGAAGAACAAGGATTTATATGCTTGGAAGGATGCGCTGGAACAGATAACAAGTTTTGAACTTGAAGGGTGTCTTTATTCTCCTTTGCGTTCTGCTATTGAGCTGAGTTACGACCATTTGGAAAGTCAGGAACTAAAAACTTTCTTCCTGCTTTTGGGTTCCATGGGAAATGGTTGTAGCACAAGAGATTTGTTGGTGTTTGGTTGGTGCCTGGGACTGCACAAACAAGTTGACTCATTGGCGGATGGGAGAAACAGACTCTACAAATTGATAGACAACCTGAGAGCTGCTTGTTTGTTACTTGATGAGGGGAAAAGAGATTCTGTCGTGGCGCTTGAGGTGGTTCGACATGTGGCTAACTCTATTGCGACAAGGGTCAAACCTTTCTTTACTGTGCAGAGAAACAAGGAATTTAAGTGGCCCAGAATGGATTTCTTAAGAAGTTGTCATCATATTTTCTTAGATTGGTGTTATATCCGCGAACTTCCTGAGGTGTTAGAATGTCCCAAGTTGAAGATACTCCAAATAAATAGTAAAGGAAACTATTTGAAAATCCCTGATGAGTTCTTTGTTCATATGAAAGAGTTGAAGGTGCTGAGTTTAGGAGGACTAAATTGTACTCCATCGCTCCCTCCGTCTCTCAGCCTCTTGACAGACCTCCAAGCATTGTATCTGTGTGAGTGCAAGCTGGAAGACATAGCTACTGTCGGGGAAATTACAAGTTTAGAGATTCTCAACTTAGAAAAATCTGAGCTTAAAGAGCTTCCGGCAAAAATAGGCGGGTTAAGTAATCTTCGGTTGCTAGATTTGACCGATTGCCCAACACTAGGAGGAATTCCTGGCAACGTGATTTCGAGGTTGACAAGCTTGGAAGAGCTTTACATGGGAAACTGTGATGTTCAATTGGAGGCTAAGGAAAGCAAAAGCCAAAACAATGATTCGAGTCTAAGTGAGTTAAAGCATTTGAACCAAGTAACAATTTTGAATGTCCAGATAGAAGATACTTCAGTTTTCCCAAGAGACATGCTTAGCTTTGGGAGACTAGAAAGCTACAAGATTTTGATTGGGGATGGTTGGAAATGGTCTGCGGTGGAGTCTGAGAATTACAAAACTTCAAGACTTCTGAAGTTAAATTCGGGTGCAGACCCAACCATTCTAAAGGACTATGGGATAAAGATGTTGATGAATAAGGCTGAAGAGTTGTATTTAGCTGAACTCAAAGGTGTTCGAGAAGTACTCTACGAATTGAATGATGAAGGGTTTTCGCAATTGAAGCATCTCTGCATCCTAAACTGTGCTGAAATGGAGAGCATTATTGGACCAACGGAGTGGGCTTATAGTGATCATGCCTTCCCAAACTTGGAATCATTGATCCTTCACAATCTGATTAACATGGAGAGGATATGCAGTGACCCCCTTCCAGCACAGGCCTTTAGGAAACTACAAGTTATCAAAGTAAAGGATTGTGATAGGATGGAGTTTGTTTTCTCGCATTCCATGGTTAAACACCTTTCTGAACTTGTTGAGATTGAGATTTCTGAATGCAAATCTATGACCAATATCTTATCTGGGCAAAGACAAGAGGATGCTGATGCTGGACAAACCAACATGATCAGGCTCATCAACTTGCGTTCACTTACTCTACAATGCTTACCTTCCCTTGTTAGTCTCTCTCCTGACTCAAGTACTGAGGCTTCTGAAAACGGCAATGGTTTCTCCAGTCAACTTTTTAGTAACAAG GTTGAATTTCCGAACCTGGAGACCCTGAAGCTGTATTCAATCAATATCCACATGATATGGATTAATCACCATCATTCTTACTTTGAAAACTTGACCTCTTTGACAGTAGATGGATGTGAACGGTTGACATATATTTTCTCATACCCTGTGGCTGTAAAACTTGTCAAGCTTCAACATCTTTTACTTAGTTCATGCAAATTCGTAGAAAAGATATTTGTGCCGGATGAAAACTTGGGTCACATTCATCATTTTAGAAAATCCACTCAAACAGAATTG GTTCCAATTTTCCCCAACCTGGAGACATTTGTGATTTCTCAGATGGATAATTTGAAGGCAATATGGCCAGCCCTACTCCCTCAAAATTCGTTTTGTAAACTGAAAAAGATGGAAATCACATCCTGCAACAATCTCTTGAATGTGTTCCCATGTCATGTGCTAGACAAATTACAAAGCCTGGAATCACTGAATGTATGGAAGTGTATGGCATTGGAAGTTGTATATGAAATTGATGGTATAAACACAGAGCAAGAAGGTAGCAGTCAAGAAGGGCTAGACATTCCACTGAGAACATTATCTTTGGGTAATTTACCAAAGCTAAAGCATTTGTGGAATAAGGATCCTCAAGgaaatatcaaatttcaaaacctGTTTATGGTACAAGCTTCTAAATGTCAAAGTCTAGAATATGTGTTTCCACTGTCTCTGGCCAAAGACCTTCTGCATCTCCAATTCCTTGAGATAAGTGATTGTGGTGTAGAGGAAATTATTGCAAGTGATAAGGGAGGGATAGGGGCAGCTCTTGGGTTTGTTTTCCCAAAATTAGTATccataaaattttttaatttgccAGACCTTCGATGCTTTTGTGATGGAAATCACAACCTCAGATTTCCATTGTTGAATCAattttttgctgttgaatgccCAAGAATGGAGACTTTCTCTCGGGGAATTTTAAGGGCATCGATCCTTAGAAAAATACATTTGACTCGGAAAGGAGATCAGTGGTACTGGCAAGGTGACCTTAATACAACTATAAGAAAGCTTTTCAATAGAG ATCCCCAAACATGA